A DNA window from Cumulibacter manganitolerans contains the following coding sequences:
- a CDS encoding thiamine pyrophosphate-binding protein, whose amino-acid sequence MELHELVADFLGAQGSPVFGLMGDANMLYLATYQDKGHRYLPVSFEGSSVGAADAYFRLTGRAGLASVTHGPALTNTMTSLVEAVRARSSLVLLTGEVPLESTHFQRVDIAAVAAAAGAGFETIYRPATALRDMTRAMQRAVAERRPVILDVPFAMLRVTVPDPARIPLAVKATPARPDDDQLEAAVGAIVAARRPVVLAGRGAVDAGARDALIALADRLGAPLATTLQAKGYFRGHLRNVGIHGTLSHSVASGAIGEADCIIAFGASLNVYTTDGGALTKDTTVVHVDEDPGRFGRFTHVDAPVVADARLAAEAMLALLVEADHTGGQQWGEQIAAQVAAWKPEDEFQDRSGTDTIDPRTAIVRLNRLLPEDRVVVNDIGRFVVAAWPYLEVPEPQDFVNMGAFGSIGLGLGATMGAIGAHPDRLIVTVVGDGGFMMNPTELASAVRQRAKLLLVIMNDGAYGAEYYKLEDYGVNPDYSLNHYPDLAGVCEALGARVARVQSVDDLEKVAALLDEEGPIAVDIRLDPAMNTAH is encoded by the coding sequence ATGGAGCTGCACGAGCTGGTAGCGGACTTTCTGGGCGCGCAGGGCTCGCCCGTGTTCGGCCTCATGGGCGACGCCAACATGCTGTACCTGGCCACCTACCAGGACAAGGGCCACCGCTACCTGCCGGTGTCCTTCGAGGGCAGCTCGGTGGGTGCCGCCGACGCGTACTTCCGGCTCACCGGGCGGGCCGGTCTGGCCTCCGTGACGCACGGTCCCGCGTTGACCAACACGATGACCTCACTGGTCGAGGCGGTACGGGCCCGCAGCAGCCTGGTCCTGCTCACCGGCGAGGTGCCGTTGGAGTCCACCCACTTCCAGCGCGTCGACATCGCGGCCGTCGCGGCGGCGGCCGGCGCCGGCTTCGAGACCATCTATCGCCCGGCCACGGCCCTGCGCGACATGACCCGGGCGATGCAGCGGGCCGTCGCGGAACGGCGTCCGGTCATCCTCGACGTGCCGTTCGCGATGCTTCGCGTGACGGTCCCGGATCCGGCACGCATCCCGCTGGCGGTCAAGGCGACTCCGGCGCGGCCGGACGACGACCAGCTCGAGGCCGCGGTGGGCGCCATCGTCGCCGCGCGGCGTCCCGTCGTCCTGGCCGGCCGCGGCGCGGTGGACGCCGGCGCCCGGGACGCTCTCATCGCCCTCGCGGACCGGCTCGGCGCGCCACTGGCCACGACGCTGCAGGCCAAGGGGTACTTCCGCGGACATCTCCGCAACGTCGGTATCCACGGCACGCTGTCGCACTCGGTGGCCTCCGGCGCGATCGGCGAAGCGGACTGCATCATCGCCTTCGGGGCCAGCCTGAACGTCTACACGACCGACGGCGGCGCGCTCACGAAGGACACGACCGTCGTCCACGTCGACGAGGACCCCGGCCGGTTCGGCCGGTTCACGCACGTCGACGCGCCGGTGGTGGCCGACGCCCGGCTGGCCGCCGAGGCGATGCTTGCGCTGCTGGTCGAGGCCGATCACACCGGTGGACAGCAGTGGGGCGAGCAGATCGCCGCGCAGGTCGCCGCGTGGAAGCCCGAGGACGAGTTCCAGGACCGCTCCGGCACCGACACGATCGATCCGCGCACCGCGATCGTGCGGCTGAACCGGCTGCTGCCCGAGGACCGCGTCGTGGTCAACGACATCGGGCGCTTCGTCGTCGCGGCGTGGCCGTACCTGGAGGTGCCCGAGCCCCAGGACTTCGTCAACATGGGCGCGTTCGGCTCGATCGGTCTCGGCCTGGGCGCCACCATGGGGGCGATCGGCGCGCACCCGGACCGGCTGATCGTGACGGTCGTCGGTGACGGCGGCTTCATGATGAACCCGACCGAGCTGGCCAGCGCGGTGCGCCAGCGGGCGAAGCTGCTGCTGGTGATCATGAACGACGGTGCGTACGGAGCGGAGTACTACAAGCTCGAGGACTACGGCGTCAACCCGGACTACTCGCTCAACCACTACCCCGACCTGGCCGGCGTGTGCGAGGCGCTCGGGGCGCGGGTCGCGCGGGTGCAGTCGGTGGACGACCTGGAGAAGGTCGCGGCGCTGCTCGACGAGGAGGGCCCGATCGCGGTCGACATCCGCCTCGACCCGGCCATGAACACTGCCCACTAG
- a CDS encoding ATP-binding cassette domain-containing protein, with translation MTTQTQAEPTRTAPERGELVLDVEGLDKKFVTRRNFLGRPQSHVHAVNNVSLQLHAGETLALVGESGSGKSSTAKLITGLETPDAGKVTVLGQEWTALSKKDLRSRRRHLQMIFQDPFASLNPMKMVVFNIGEPLIIHEGVRGKQLDKRVLELLDLVGLPSTALHRYPHEFSGGQRQRIAIARALAAEPEIIIADEAVSALDVSTQAQILNLLKDIQAERHLSFLFITHDLGVVRQVADRIAVMYLGEIVESGDADAIFERPHRGYTRRLLAAVPEVSFKVREDRRLLLEREGVRVDEILDPTAVNAIEEGRRPGEALDDGEIDPADTVVDDPRI, from the coding sequence ATGACCACCCAGACCCAAGCCGAGCCCACCCGCACGGCACCCGAACGCGGCGAGCTGGTGCTCGACGTCGAGGGGCTGGACAAGAAGTTCGTCACGCGGCGCAACTTCCTCGGCCGGCCGCAGTCGCACGTGCACGCGGTCAACAACGTCTCGCTGCAGCTGCACGCCGGTGAGACGCTGGCACTGGTGGGCGAGTCGGGCTCCGGCAAGTCCTCGACCGCCAAGCTCATCACCGGCCTCGAGACGCCCGACGCCGGCAAGGTCACCGTCCTCGGCCAGGAGTGGACGGCGCTGTCCAAGAAGGATCTGCGCAGCAGGCGCCGCCATCTGCAGATGATCTTCCAGGACCCGTTCGCGTCACTGAACCCGATGAAGATGGTCGTGTTCAACATCGGTGAGCCGCTGATCATTCACGAAGGTGTGCGCGGGAAGCAGCTCGACAAGCGGGTGCTGGAGCTGCTCGACCTGGTCGGGCTGCCGTCCACGGCGCTGCACCGCTACCCGCACGAGTTCTCCGGCGGCCAGCGACAGCGCATTGCGATCGCGCGGGCGCTCGCCGCCGAGCCCGAGATCATCATCGCGGACGAGGCCGTCTCCGCGCTCGACGTCTCGACGCAGGCGCAGATCCTCAACCTGCTCAAGGACATCCAGGCCGAACGGCACCTGTCGTTCCTGTTCATCACCCACGACCTCGGCGTCGTCCGCCAGGTCGCCGACCGGATCGCCGTCATGTACCTCGGCGAGATCGTCGAGAGCGGTGACGCCGACGCGATCTTCGAGCGTCCACACCGCGGCTACACGCGGCGGCTGCTCGCCGCCGTCCCCGAGGTCAGCTTCAAGGTCCGCGAGGACCGCCGGCTGCTGCTCGAGCGCGAGGGCGTCCGGGTCGACGAGATCCTCGATCCGACCGCCGTCAACGCGATCGAGGAGGGTCGCCGTCCCGGCGAGGCGCTCGACGACGGCGAGATCGATCCCGCCGACACCGTGGTCGACGACCCGCGCATCTAG
- a CDS encoding ABC transporter ATP-binding protein, with protein sequence MPSSAPGRTATATRTGEASSLKIEGLRVSAATDQGRLDVIEDVSLQLYPGKITGLAGESGSGKTVTALSIMQLLEPKVLKVEAGRALLGETDLLALRGKALRATRGNAISMVFQEPMTSLDPMFTVGWSISEVIRGHTGVGKAEAKRRTIELFEKVGIPHPEQRFNAYPFQMSGGQLQRVLIAMAVSCEPQVLIADEPTTALDVTVQAQIMRLLQQLAKEGMAVLLVTHDMGVISEYTDNLVVMYAGQVIESGTTREVIAAPQHPYTSGLLASVPSTRERLDKLPSIAGKVPLLHEMPPGCRFAPRCRFTEEKCLAPVPLAVSERGRSVRCVRADELNLEGVE encoded by the coding sequence ATGCCAAGTAGCGCACCGGGCCGCACCGCGACGGCCACCAGGACCGGCGAGGCGTCCAGCCTCAAGATCGAGGGCCTGCGGGTCTCGGCCGCGACCGACCAGGGACGCCTCGACGTCATCGAGGACGTGTCGCTGCAGCTGTACCCGGGCAAGATCACCGGGCTCGCCGGCGAGTCCGGCTCCGGCAAGACCGTGACCGCGCTGTCGATCATGCAGCTGCTCGAGCCGAAGGTCCTCAAGGTCGAGGCCGGCCGCGCGCTGCTCGGCGAGACCGACCTGCTCGCGCTGCGCGGCAAGGCCCTGCGGGCCACCCGCGGCAACGCCATCTCGATGGTCTTCCAGGAGCCGATGACCAGCCTCGATCCGATGTTCACCGTCGGCTGGAGCATCAGCGAGGTGATCCGGGGGCACACCGGCGTCGGCAAGGCCGAGGCGAAGCGCCGCACCATCGAGCTGTTCGAGAAGGTCGGCATCCCGCACCCCGAGCAGCGCTTCAACGCCTACCCCTTCCAGATGTCCGGCGGCCAGCTGCAGCGCGTGCTGATCGCCATGGCGGTCAGCTGCGAGCCGCAGGTGCTGATCGCCGACGAGCCGACCACGGCGCTGGACGTCACCGTGCAGGCGCAGATCATGCGGTTGCTGCAGCAGCTGGCGAAGGAGGGCATGGCGGTGCTGCTGGTCACCCACGACATGGGGGTCATCAGCGAGTACACCGACAACCTCGTCGTCATGTACGCCGGCCAGGTGATCGAGTCCGGCACCACGCGGGAGGTCATCGCGGCGCCGCAGCACCCGTACACCTCGGGCCTTCTGGCCTCGGTGCCCTCCACTCGCGAACGGCTCGACAAGCTGCCGTCCATCGCGGGCAAGGTGCCGCTGCTGCACGAGATGCCGCCCGGTTGCCGGTTCGCGCCGCGATGCCGCTTCACCGAGGAGAAGTGCCTCGCTCCGGTTCCCCTCGCCGTCAGCGAGCGCGGACGCTCCGTGCGCTGCGTCCGCGCCGACGAGCTCAATCTGGAAGGTGTCGAATGA